In Coleofasciculus sp. FACHB-T130, the sequence TCACTCATTTTGCTTGTCCTTGGCTTTCTTTGGTGCCTTATTTTTGTATATTTATAGTTTAAAAAATGTAACCATAAAGTGTAAAGTATGCAGTTTAAAGTAAGATAGTACCCAAAAAGATACTATGGAAGCTAAAAGCGAGAATTTTGAAAGGAAGACTTGTCCAGCAGAAACTACCTTAAAAGCAATTAGCGGACGCTGGAAGCTTTTGATTGTGGCAGAACTATGGTCAGGCGTTAAACGGTTTGGGGAACTGCAAAGAGGGCTGGAGGGAATCACTCAAAAGATGCTCACACAGCAACTCAGAGAGATGGAAGAAGACGGAATTATCCATCGTCAGGTTTATCCGCAGATTCCCCCAAAAGTGGAATATTCTTTGACCCCTTTAGGAGAAAGTTTGAAACCGATTATTCAGGCAATGCACGAATTAGGCACGCAATTATAGAAATTATTGGCAGAAATTATTGGCGAGTATAGCGATGCTTCACCCCAATCGGAAAATATTCTGGATCGCCGGTGGGAGTTAAGGTAACTTGCGGCATTTGGTAGGTTGGGGGGACATAGTTTGCAAACTCGCTGTTGAGGCGTTGTAGCTGGGACAAAATTGAAGATGCGATCGCTTCCTGCTTGTCTTCACTGGCTTCCACTTGGGGCGCTAACTCCACAACCACCGACAGGAAGCGGTTTTTATCTGCATCTTCCTGAACCTGCATGACAAACTTACCCGTCACCCACTCTCGAATCCTGGGTTGTTCTAACCCCACCGTCACATTTTCCGGGTAAATATTTGCGCCGAAATAGGAAACCGTGAAATTAGACCGTCCAAACACATAAACAAACGGTAATGGAGGAATTCCTCTTTGGGTAGCCCGCGCCGCCGGATTGAGTTCGGGTAGCCCTAAACCGGAGGTTTCGGGATGAGGAATGGCACTTTCACCTTGCAACGCCGCGACTGGATCGAAGTCCCATTCTGTTAAAAACTGGAGCATTTCATCGTAAGGGATTAAGCCTCCCGTATCGGAGATATGATAGCGGATCAGCGGAATCCCGTTATCGCCGGAAAACAGCAATGTGCCCTCGTGAACCTCGAAAAAGCGACTCAGTGGGTCATACTGTACCAGCGTTGGCAAGCGAGATTCTCCAAATAATGCCTTAGCAGCATCTGGATGTTCTGCCAGAAATCGACGGATGCGGATACTCAGCGGGGTTTCGTTGCCCAAAACGCCTGCATCGGCTGTCCCATAAAGCGAAGCAGAGTCATAACAAGGATTTTGAGAACCGACTCTTTCTCCGACAAGATTGCGCCATTCTTCGCTAAAGACTTCTCCCGCAAACACCATTTTGATGTGATATTGCTGCCACTCCACACCCCGCGCTATGCCACTATCAATGACATCCTTCAAAAATGGTGGATATCCCAGCAGCACCACTTGCTCAAATGCAGAACCCAGTTCTTGCACCACTCGAAATATCTCTTCTTTATTATTGCCAGGAGTAATCACCGTAATCGGGTATCCTTTACTGGCGAGATAGCGACAGCAGTTTGCTGTGTATATTCCCCCAACCCAAGTCCCTAAGGTAAAGCAGATAACAGCCAAGGTGCGGCGGGTATCAGCCTGAAAACTATCATGAAATATCTGTTCAAAGCGAATGGCGATTTGCAGTTCATCCGTGAGGAAACGAGGCCAAAATGTCGGCTTTCCCGTTGAACCGGAGGAAACAGCAATCGTATCGCACGCTTCTAATTGTCCGTTGCGGCACAAGTCTGCAAGCGAATGACGCAACAGGTAATTTTCTTTGGTAATGAAGGGAAGTTTTTGGAAATCTTCAAAAGTTTGTATCGAATCCGGATCGATACCTTGTTCCTTCACAAAAGCTTGGTAGGCGGGGACACTCGCAGCAACCTCGTGGAATAATTGCATCGTAGCGGTTTCTGGGGAGGTGCTGCGATACTGTTGCAGCCGCCACTGGAGGGGAGTACCCAGGAACGATTGAAAAGCGGTGAGTACCCGTTGACGTTGTTCTTCTAGCATTGTCCCCCCTCTCAGTTTTGTATTTAAGATCAGGCTAACGTAGGGAAGGCGATCGCTTTCAATCGCTTTCGATCGCTTTCATCGATCGCATTACTTGGTAGAATCTCGGTCAATTTGTTATACCGTTACTGGATCTTCCACAGAATTGCCCCAAGTTAATCATGCCCCTCTATTGCACCAAAGGACACGAGAATCCCATCGATGGTCGCTTTTGCCAGCATTGTGGCGAACCGCTACCTGCTGTGGTGAGTAATACTGTTTTGCCGGGGATGACGCTGGGCGATCGCTATCGAATTGTGCGCGAATTGGGGCACGGTGGCTTCGGACGCACTTATTTGTCTGAAGACCTCAACCGCTTCAACGAACCCTGTGTTTTAAAGGAATTTGCCCCCAAGGTTCAAGGCACTTACGCTTTGCAAAAAGCTTCCGAACTATTTGAACGGGAAGCGGGTGTCCTTTACAAGCTGAAACACCCGCAAATTCCCAACTTTCGAGAGTTATTTCGGGTAAACCAGCGAGGGAACGGACGCCTGTTTTTAGTCCAAGACTATGTGGAAGGTCAAACTTATCGCGCGCTTCTCGAAAGTCGGAAACATCAAGGAGCGCGGTTTAGCGAGCCAGAGGTACGGCAGATCCTGCTGCAAATTTTACCAGTTCTAGAATATATCCATTCGATGGGGGTCATTCACCGCGATATTGCTCCAGATAACATGATTTCGCGAGCTTCTGACCAACTGCCCGTCTTGATAGACTTCGGTGGCGTCAAGGAAGTCGCAGCCACCGTGGAATCGGAGTTTAGCGAGACACCAGGGATGGAAACAGCGACCATCCATACTCGGTTAGGTAAGCCCGGATACGCCCCCGATGAACAGATGCAACGGGGAATTGTGTTTCCCCATAGCGATTTATATGCTTTGGCGGCAACAATGTTGGTGTTGCTCACTGGTAAACAGCCGCAAGAGCTAATCGACGATGGAACGCTTTTGTGGAACTGGCGGCGGGACGTGAACCTTAGCCCCGGTCTGGGGGCGGTGTTGGATAAAATGCTTTCACGACGACCGGGCGATCGCTATCAATCTGCCAGCGCCGTGCTACAGAGCCTTTCATCTGCCCATTCGCCTGCCCCAGCACCCGATCTTCCTCCCACTCAGCCACCCACCAAACCCCCGATGGCACCGACAATGGTGGTGGCTCGTGCCCAAATTCCCCCGCCCCCTCAGGCAATCGCCAACTCACCCCAGCCAATCGCCAACGCTACCCAGCCGATCCCAACCCCCAATCCATTACCGCCGCCAGCCCCCAAACCGCAATCTCCCTTTCTCGGTTTAGTGGGAAAAACTTTGGTCGTGTCGCTGCTGATTACGGGCGCGACTGGAATCGGCTGGTGGGCTGGCAATCTTTGGATACAATCACTATCGAAGTCTGGGGAAGAAACCTCCGATGCCACACCCTCACCCAGTTCTTCGCCGCCCGTCGATCAAGAAAATCCTTCCTCGCAGTTTTCGCCTGCGGAACAGGCACGCAAGCAACAGCTGCGCGATCGCCGTCAAAGTCTCGGCGTTAACTACAATTTCTATGTCAACTGGGTGAATGAAGTTTTCTGGACTCAAAACCCCAATCAACGAGGGCGCACGCTGGGGAATGGGCCAGAAAATGAGCAATTACGAGAGCAATGGGATCGGATCGCAACTGAATTGCTCGATAAGCTAGATCAAGCGAAATTACCGGGCGCAGCCAGACAGCGTTTGGGAAGCTATGGTGCAGCGGATCGCGATCGCTGGAAAGGGCAAGTCAACCAGCGAAACCTGAGCAGTCGCGCCCTCTACGATCTCGCAGATGTGGCATTTTTCCAAGTATTTCCAGAACAGCGGGGCAGAGATTTTCTCAATCAGCCAGTCGGTCAAATCTGGCACGCGATCGCTGGGGAGAAAGTCAAAGCAGTGCAATCTCAAGAGGCGCTGGAAACAATTCGCTTTGCTCCAGGGGCAGTGGGCAAACGAGTCAGCGGCACCCTCCAACCAGGAGAAGGAAAAGCCTACATCGGCAACTTTGCCCAAAATCAATTATTAGCAGTTAACTTTACGGGGAGTTCAAAACTGCGGCTTTCCCTTTACCCCCCAACGAGTACATTTCCCCCAATCCTCGAAGACTCCACCGAAAAAACTTGGTCGGGAACCTTGCCTCAATCAGGCTACTACGAATTCATCGTTGTTTCCGAAGCTTCCCAGCCCGTTGATTATCAACTTGATATCGGCGTGGAAAACCCTCCGGCTCCCTCACCTGAACCGGCTGAAACGACCACTGCTTCTCCTGAACCGGCACAAACAACCACTCCTTCCCCCTAAATGAAACCCCTTACCTCTTTGGGGGAGAGTAAGGGGTGGGGTTCAGATGAAAAGCTCGGATAACGTCTACAGCCGTACCTGCGGCAAATTGCTGCGGGGATTGAAGGTGCGGCTCTCCCGGATTTTCTCGTAATATTCTCGTTCCGTAGCACTGAGTTCTTTCGGCGTCACAATCAAAATCTTTACCAGCTGATCGGAACGTCCGCCTTTGGGATTGGGCCAACCTTTACCGCGCAACCGCAGAGATTGTCCCGAACGGACACCAGAGGGAACGTTGACAGTGACAGAACCATCCGGCGTCGGCACTTCCACGGGTGCCCCCAACACGGCCTCATCTGGCGTTACCGGCACTTCGCAGACGAGATTATCACCATCGAATTGGAAGAACGAGTGGGGCAGCAGCTCCACGGTTAAGTATAAGTCACCCCGCTGCTGAGTATAGGGGCTGACTGAACCTTTGCCTTTGACGCGAATTCGACTGCCTTGTTTTGTACCCGGAGGAATCCGAACGTCAATGGCTTCATTGCCTAAATCTAAACGCTTCTGGACGCCATGAAAAGCCTCGGATAGGCTGAGTTTGATGACCGCTTCTCGATCGGCGGCTGCGGCGGCTTGCGGATCGAAGCCAGAATACCCGCCAAAGTCTGTATACCCAGTGGGGCCTGTAGAAGTGCGATAAGTCGTGCGGCGTCCAGCACGGCTGCCAGAACGGGCACTGGCACCCCCTAAACCGCCCAGGAGATCGTTGACAAATTCATCAAAACTGCCGTACTGACTAAAGTCAAAGCCGCCAAAATCAACGTTCACTCCGCCTGGATAGGGCGACGATCCTTCCCCGACTTGTTTCCAATACTGTCCGAACTGATCGTACTTTTTACGTTTTTCTGGGTCGGATAGCACTTCGTAGGCTTCGCTGACTTCCTTGAAGCGAGCTTCAGCTTCTTTGTTGCCAGGGTTCATGTCGGGGTGGTACTTTCGTGCCAGTCGCCGGTAGACTTTTTTGATTTCATCGGCACTAGCGGTTTTAGTAACTCCCAGGATGGCGTAATAGTCTTTAAAATCGGTCGCAGCCATCAACCTCCCTCCTCTCGTCTAAATATTTAGTTTAAGTTTTATTTTTTACCTTCTCAGAGATAGGGTATCAAATCAGTCAATGGATATAAGTTCGGCTTTTCCGCACTGAGGCGATCGCGATTTCCGTACTTGTCGCTGAATAACGGATTAAACGATCGAGTCCATCAGCTAGGGTGGGCGGAGCGTCTACCAGTTGGCGGTGCATCTGTAAAATAACTTCTTCTGGAACTTGGCGGAGTCTTAATCGATTTCTTTCTAGACATTCCTGCACTGGCGTATCCAGCCACAAGCCGGTAATGTGGGTAAAACCGCGATCGCTACTTCTCGCGATCGCTTCCCGGCGATGTTTACGAGCCGCATTCGTCGCGTCGAAAATCGCTTGTCTTTTCTCCTCAACTGCTTGGCTTAATTGGCGCTGTACTTCGCTCCACACTAACAGCCACGACCCTTGAATTGCTTCATCCCCAAACAGTTGTTCCCGGATTGCGTCTGTGGCAATCAGCCGATGCTGAGGGCATTCTGCTACGAGCTTTTGTGCCAGAGAAGATTTGCCGCTACCGGGCAACCCAATTAGGAGAATTAATCGAGTCATGTTTCGGTGTTGGGAGTAAGTAATCAGAGTTTTGAGTTTTGAGTTAAAGAGAGTTCTTTAATTCAAAACCCAAATTCAAACGCGAGAATCGCGTCTCTACTTCAACTTTTTCCCAATTAGCAACTCCCCGGACTAATTTCCATCCTAAATGACGGTTCCATCGGGAATCACGGCATTTTTCAGTACCACAACAATCCCGCTACGGATGTAGAAACCTTCGCTTTCGCGGTTGGCTTCTTCCACCCTGTCTTTGTTAATAATTTGCACATTGCAACCAATGTGCGCGTTTTTGTCAATGATAGCGCGGCGAATCCGGGTGTCCGAACCAATTCCCAAGGGAACTTTACCGTCTTCACAGTGAGCTTGTCGTTCGGCGAAGGGTTGGTATAAGTCGGCACCCATGACGAGGGAGTCTTCAATTAAGGAACCCGATTCAATGCGCGATCGCACTCCCAAAACTGAATGCTCAATCCGGCATTCTTTCAGGATGCAGCCTTCCCCAATAATCGACTCGGTGATTTGGCAATCTAACAGCTTACTGGGCGGTAAGTAACGAGCGCGAGTGTAAATCGGAGCATCCTCATCGTAGAAACTAAAAGGCGGCTGCGGTTGTCTGGTGAGAGCCAAGTTCGCCTCGTAGAACGACTCCATCGTTCCAATATCTTCCCAGTAGTCATTAAATAAATAAGCTTGAACGTTATAATCCTGCGCCGAAGCGGGGATAATCTCCTTACCAAAATCGGTTCGCTCTTGGTTAGTTTGCAGCAGATGCATCAGCACGTCTTTTTTGAAGACATAAATCCCCATTGAGGCGATGTAGGGATTTTTCTTCGCTTGTTCCGCACTCAATCCCAGCGTTGTCGTATCGACCTGCATCTCCTTGAGAGCATCGCCTTTAGGCTTTTCGCTGAAATCTATCACCCGTCCGGTATCATCGATTTTCATTAAGCCGAAATCGGACGCCCGTCGCTCATCCATTGGCACAACGGAGAGGGTGATATCGGCATTAGTGTCGCGGTGGCGTTGCACGAACTGGCGATAGTCCATGCGGTAGAGATGATCTCCTGACAAAATCAGGTACTCATCAACATCCCACTCATCCAACAGCCAGAGATACTGACGGACAGCATCGGCAGTGCCTTGGAACCAGTTGGGGTTTTCTGGCGTTTGCTGGGCGGCTAGCACCTCCACAAACCCTTCTGTGAACCCTGCGAAACTGTAGGCGCGGGCAATATGGCGGTTGAGGGAAGCTGAGTTGAATTGGGTCAGAACGTAGATTTTGTAAATTTCTGAGTTAATGCAATTACTGACCGGAATATCGATTAGGCGATACTTTCCTGCCAGAGGCACGGCTGGCTTCGCTCGCAACTTGGTCAGCGGGTAAAGGCGGGTGCCAGCGCCACCTCCGAGAATAATGCTTAGAACTTTTTTCACTTCAAACCTCTCGATTGCCAGTCAACTCCCAAAACCAGTGTCGGACGGTCTGGAGCAGTTGGCAAGGGGGGGAGGGGGAATCGATGTTAGGGGTTATGGATAATTCGGAAAA encodes:
- a CDS encoding helix-turn-helix domain-containing protein, whose product is MEAKSENFERKTCPAETTLKAISGRWKLLIVAELWSGVKRFGELQRGLEGITQKMLTQQLREMEEDGIIHRQVYPQIPPKVEYSLTPLGESLKPIIQAMHELGTQL
- a CDS encoding DnaJ C-terminal domain-containing protein, translating into MAATDFKDYYAILGVTKTASADEIKKVYRRLARKYHPDMNPGNKEAEARFKEVSEAYEVLSDPEKRKKYDQFGQYWKQVGEGSSPYPGGVNVDFGGFDFSQYGSFDEFVNDLLGGLGGASARSGSRAGRRTTYRTSTGPTGYTDFGGYSGFDPQAAAAADREAVIKLSLSEAFHGVQKRLDLGNEAIDVRIPPGTKQGSRIRVKGKGSVSPYTQQRGDLYLTVELLPHSFFQFDGDNLVCEVPVTPDEAVLGAPVEVPTPDGSVTVNVPSGVRSGQSLRLRGKGWPNPKGGRSDQLVKILIVTPKELSATEREYYEKIRESRTFNPRSNLPQVRL
- a CDS encoding AAA family ATPase yields the protein MTRLILLIGLPGSGKSSLAQKLVAECPQHRLIATDAIREQLFGDEAIQGSWLLVWSEVQRQLSQAVEEKRQAIFDATNAARKHRREAIARSSDRGFTHITGLWLDTPVQECLERNRLRLRQVPEEVILQMHRQLVDAPPTLADGLDRLIRYSATSTEIAIASVRKSRTYIH
- a CDS encoding serine/threonine-protein kinase, which gives rise to MPLYCTKGHENPIDGRFCQHCGEPLPAVVSNTVLPGMTLGDRYRIVRELGHGGFGRTYLSEDLNRFNEPCVLKEFAPKVQGTYALQKASELFEREAGVLYKLKHPQIPNFRELFRVNQRGNGRLFLVQDYVEGQTYRALLESRKHQGARFSEPEVRQILLQILPVLEYIHSMGVIHRDIAPDNMISRASDQLPVLIDFGGVKEVAATVESEFSETPGMETATIHTRLGKPGYAPDEQMQRGIVFPHSDLYALAATMLVLLTGKQPQELIDDGTLLWNWRRDVNLSPGLGAVLDKMLSRRPGDRYQSASAVLQSLSSAHSPAPAPDLPPTQPPTKPPMAPTMVVARAQIPPPPQAIANSPQPIANATQPIPTPNPLPPPAPKPQSPFLGLVGKTLVVSLLITGATGIGWWAGNLWIQSLSKSGEETSDATPSPSSSPPVDQENPSSQFSPAEQARKQQLRDRRQSLGVNYNFYVNWVNEVFWTQNPNQRGRTLGNGPENEQLREQWDRIATELLDKLDQAKLPGAARQRLGSYGAADRDRWKGQVNQRNLSSRALYDLADVAFFQVFPEQRGRDFLNQPVGQIWHAIAGEKVKAVQSQEALETIRFAPGAVGKRVSGTLQPGEGKAYIGNFAQNQLLAVNFTGSSKLRLSLYPPTSTFPPILEDSTEKTWSGTLPQSGYYEFIVVSEASQPVDYQLDIGVENPPAPSPEPAETTTASPEPAQTTTPSP
- a CDS encoding phenylacetate--CoA ligase family protein, whose protein sequence is MLEEQRQRVLTAFQSFLGTPLQWRLQQYRSTSPETATMQLFHEVAASVPAYQAFVKEQGIDPDSIQTFEDFQKLPFITKENYLLRHSLADLCRNGQLEACDTIAVSSGSTGKPTFWPRFLTDELQIAIRFEQIFHDSFQADTRRTLAVICFTLGTWVGGIYTANCCRYLASKGYPITVITPGNNKEEIFRVVQELGSAFEQVVLLGYPPFLKDVIDSGIARGVEWQQYHIKMVFAGEVFSEEWRNLVGERVGSQNPCYDSASLYGTADAGVLGNETPLSIRIRRFLAEHPDAAKALFGESRLPTLVQYDPLSRFFEVHEGTLLFSGDNGIPLIRYHISDTGGLIPYDEMLQFLTEWDFDPVAALQGESAIPHPETSGLGLPELNPAARATQRGIPPLPFVYVFGRSNFTVSYFGANIYPENVTVGLEQPRIREWVTGKFVMQVQEDADKNRFLSVVVELAPQVEASEDKQEAIASSILSQLQRLNSEFANYVPPTYQMPQVTLTPTGDPEYFPIGVKHRYTRQ
- a CDS encoding glucose-1-phosphate adenylyltransferase, with the translated sequence MKKVLSIILGGGAGTRLYPLTKLRAKPAVPLAGKYRLIDIPVSNCINSEIYKIYVLTQFNSASLNRHIARAYSFAGFTEGFVEVLAAQQTPENPNWFQGTADAVRQYLWLLDEWDVDEYLILSGDHLYRMDYRQFVQRHRDTNADITLSVVPMDERRASDFGLMKIDDTGRVIDFSEKPKGDALKEMQVDTTTLGLSAEQAKKNPYIASMGIYVFKKDVLMHLLQTNQERTDFGKEIIPASAQDYNVQAYLFNDYWEDIGTMESFYEANLALTRQPQPPFSFYDEDAPIYTRARYLPPSKLLDCQITESIIGEGCILKECRIEHSVLGVRSRIESGSLIEDSLVMGADLYQPFAERQAHCEDGKVPLGIGSDTRIRRAIIDKNAHIGCNVQIINKDRVEEANRESEGFYIRSGIVVVLKNAVIPDGTVI